A window of Haliscomenobacter hydrossis DSM 1100 contains these coding sequences:
- a CDS encoding peptide MFS transporter: MSKGFFGHPAGLSTLFFTEMWERFSYYGMRAILILFMTASVADKGLGIDPSNAGAIYGLYTAAVYLFTLPGGWLADNILGQRKAIWYGGILIMIGHLILAIPGSPGIFVVGLVFVATGTGLLKPNISTVVGDLYPEGGARRDQGFSIFYMGINLGSFLGQILVPLLADYNWHWGFGAAAIGMFFGLLQFRLTQGKLNDLGLKPKLKEETEEGKVVRKTNTVLTGILALALVGFLALLQYFKVIDVTTATGIAQAVGIIIVVITLFYFLYIMVAGGLDPVELKKVLVIFCLFIGAALFWSGFEQAGSSLNLFARDFTNRMIGTWEMPAGMLQSVNALVIIIFAPIVGWIWVKLAARNLNPNTPIKFGIGIILMGLGFVVMYFAAQYAAAGTKVGMGWLWFTFFLHSIGELTLSPVGLSATTKLSPKRYVGQMMGIWFVGASLGNLIAGLFAGGVDAENASQMPALFMSVVVFSVISGALFILFNPILKKWMGNVN; this comes from the coding sequence ATGAGCAAGGGATTCTTTGGACATCCAGCGGGATTGTCTACGCTGTTTTTTACCGAAATGTGGGAGCGTTTTTCCTATTATGGGATGCGCGCCATTCTGATTCTGTTCATGACCGCTTCGGTTGCCGATAAAGGTCTGGGTATTGATCCATCCAATGCCGGGGCCATTTATGGCTTGTATACCGCTGCGGTTTATCTGTTCACCTTGCCGGGCGGCTGGTTGGCCGACAATATTTTGGGGCAACGCAAAGCGATCTGGTACGGAGGTATTCTGATCATGATCGGCCACCTCATTCTGGCGATACCGGGTAGTCCGGGTATTTTTGTAGTGGGTCTGGTGTTTGTTGCTACCGGAACGGGGTTGCTCAAACCCAACATCAGTACCGTGGTAGGTGACCTTTATCCAGAAGGCGGTGCACGTCGAGATCAAGGGTTTTCGATCTTTTACATGGGCATTAACCTCGGTTCCTTTTTGGGCCAAATCCTGGTTCCTTTGCTCGCCGATTACAACTGGCACTGGGGTTTTGGTGCTGCTGCCATCGGGATGTTTTTTGGTTTGCTCCAATTCAGGCTCACCCAAGGCAAACTAAACGACCTGGGGCTGAAACCGAAGCTCAAAGAAGAAACGGAGGAAGGAAAAGTGGTACGCAAAACCAATACCGTGCTTACCGGCATTTTGGCCCTGGCATTGGTTGGTTTTTTAGCGCTGCTACAATACTTCAAAGTCATCGATGTCACTACCGCAACCGGAATTGCTCAAGCGGTCGGGATCATCATTGTTGTAATTACCTTGTTTTATTTCTTATACATCATGGTAGCGGGTGGCCTAGACCCGGTTGAGCTGAAAAAAGTATTGGTCATTTTCTGTCTATTCATTGGTGCCGCCCTATTTTGGTCGGGTTTTGAACAAGCCGGATCTTCGTTGAACCTTTTTGCGCGAGATTTCACCAATCGAATGATTGGCACCTGGGAAATGCCCGCTGGAATGTTGCAGAGTGTAAATGCATTGGTCATCATCATTTTTGCGCCCATTGTAGGCTGGATATGGGTAAAATTGGCGGCTAGAAACCTTAACCCCAACACCCCCATTAAATTCGGCATTGGAATCATCCTGATGGGTTTGGGATTTGTAGTGATGTATTTTGCCGCCCAATACGCCGCTGCCGGTACCAAAGTAGGGATGGGCTGGCTGTGGTTTACATTTTTCCTGCACTCCATTGGGGAACTGACCCTGAGTCCGGTCGGCTTGAGTGCTACGACCAAACTCTCGCCCAAACGTTATGTAGGCCAAATGATGGGCATATGGTTCGTGGGCGCTTCTTTGGGTAACTTAATTGCTGGTCTGTTTGCCGGTGGGGTTGACGCCGAAAATGCCAGCCAAATGCCAGCGCTATTCATGTCTGTGGTCGTCTTCTCCGTAATTTCGGGGGCATTGTTTATCCTATTTAACCCTATTTTGAAAAAATGGATGGGTAATGTGAATTAA
- a CDS encoding Omp28-related outer membrane protein, with protein sequence MRSLILPVLLALSLFACEEIPPVITPLEPGGNPNTTKRRVLIEEFTGVRCVNCPAGTVEVLNLRELYKDQLISVGIHAGSFAPPYPDSKYDFRTPEGDAIINLLSKPLGYPSAVVNRKQYDGEFDLQLGRSQWAGYIAQELAAPPVVEVKLSITYNPVTRGLQVSVDTEALLPLPQEDIRLSVMLAEDNVVDVQLTPDGKTADYSHRHNLRDMLTPFDGEPIGADLSSKKKATRAYPFFIPANWIEKNCSVIAFAHLGGSKLDVLQVSELKVVQ encoded by the coding sequence ATGCGCAGCCTCATCTTACCCGTTTTATTAGCCCTTTCCTTATTTGCCTGTGAAGAAATCCCTCCAGTGATTACTCCGCTCGAACCAGGTGGCAATCCCAATACCACCAAACGCCGTGTACTGATCGAAGAATTCACCGGCGTGCGCTGCGTGAACTGTCCGGCAGGTACGGTGGAGGTGCTCAATTTACGGGAATTGTACAAAGACCAGTTGATTTCTGTGGGCATTCACGCGGGGTCTTTTGCACCCCCTTACCCCGATAGTAAATATGATTTTCGAACTCCGGAGGGTGATGCCATCATCAACCTGTTGAGTAAACCACTGGGCTACCCTTCGGCTGTAGTCAACCGAAAACAGTATGATGGAGAATTTGATTTGCAGTTGGGGCGCTCACAGTGGGCTGGCTATATTGCGCAAGAGCTGGCGGCTCCGCCAGTGGTGGAAGTCAAGTTGAGCATTACCTACAATCCCGTTACGCGTGGCTTGCAGGTAAGTGTAGATACCGAAGCATTGCTCCCGCTGCCCCAGGAAGACATCCGCCTGAGTGTGATGTTGGCCGAAGACAACGTGGTGGATGTACAACTGACGCCCGATGGTAAAACCGCTGATTATTCCCACCGCCACAATTTGCGCGATATGCTGACTCCTTTTGACGGGGAACCGATTGGCGCGGATTTGAGCAGCAAAAAGAAAGCTACCCGGGCTTATCCGTTTTTTATCCCGGCTAACTGGATCGAAAAAAATTGTAGCGTAATCGCCTTTGCGCACCTGGGTGGGAGCAAATTGGATGTTTTGCAGGTGAGTGAGCTGAAGGTGGTGCAATAA
- a CDS encoding zinc ribbon domain-containing protein, protein MANEITVAEKLKTLYQLQLIDAQIGEIEVLKGELPMEVSDLEDDIVGLETRLEKTVTSVKELQTIVARFATNIKEAEALKIKYKTQLDNVKNNREYEALTKELEMQDLDIQLAEKRIKQARLDVAKQEESQANTEERLAKKKKDLEAKQVELNEIISKTENQENALRAESNAAREHIEERLIKAYDKIRSSYRNGLAVVTVQRDSCGGCFNKIPPQVQLEISMRKKIIACEHCGRILVDDLILTGDKIAEHQGELA, encoded by the coding sequence ATGGCTAACGAAATTACTGTAGCAGAAAAGCTAAAAACGCTTTATCAGCTCCAACTCATCGACGCTCAAATTGGTGAAATTGAGGTGTTGAAGGGCGAACTGCCCATGGAAGTAAGTGATTTGGAAGATGATATCGTTGGTTTGGAGACCCGCCTGGAAAAGACGGTGACCAGCGTCAAAGAATTGCAAACCATTGTGGCTCGCTTCGCGACCAACATCAAGGAGGCAGAGGCGCTGAAAATCAAATACAAGACTCAACTCGACAACGTAAAAAACAACCGGGAATACGAAGCATTGACCAAGGAATTGGAAATGCAGGATCTCGATATCCAATTGGCGGAAAAGCGCATCAAACAAGCCAGATTGGACGTTGCCAAACAGGAAGAAAGTCAAGCGAATACGGAAGAACGCCTGGCCAAAAAGAAAAAAGACCTGGAGGCCAAACAAGTTGAGTTGAATGAGATCATCTCTAAAACTGAGAACCAGGAAAACGCCTTACGCGCCGAATCAAATGCTGCTCGTGAACACATCGAAGAGCGTTTGATCAAGGCCTACGATAAAATCCGTTCTTCTTACCGCAATGGGTTGGCCGTGGTTACGGTTCAACGCGATTCTTGTGGCGGCTGCTTCAACAAAATCCCACCACAGGTTCAGTTGGAAATCTCCATGCGCAAGAAAATCATCGCATGTGAGCACTGCGGACGGATTCTGGTGGATGATTTGATCCTGACCGGAGATAAAATTGCCGAGCACCAGGGGGAACTGGCGTAA
- a CDS encoding Nif3-like dinuclear metal center hexameric protein → MPSIHELTTYLETIAPSHYQEDYDNSGLLVGDPQTEITGVMISLDATEAVIDEAVAKGCNLVVAHHPIIFRGLKRLTGRNYVERVVIKAIREGVALYAIHTNLDNVYRNGVNGKIAEKLGLEGTRILAQKPLIKSGLLAPDPEVGSGMIGNLTAPMTETDFLQKLKDNMLVDCIKHTPLRGRMVQSIAVCGGSGGFLLPRAIAAGADFFITADYKYHEFFDADGQIVIADIGHYESEQFTINLLYEIISKKYSNFARYCTSVNTNPVHYF, encoded by the coding sequence ATGCCAAGCATCCACGAACTCACTACCTACCTCGAAACCATCGCCCCGTCCCACTATCAGGAAGACTACGATAATTCAGGGTTGCTCGTTGGTGATCCCCAAACTGAAATTACTGGCGTTATGATTTCCCTTGACGCTACCGAGGCCGTCATCGACGAAGCGGTGGCCAAAGGCTGCAATCTGGTGGTCGCCCACCACCCGATCATCTTTCGCGGGCTCAAACGCCTGACCGGACGCAATTACGTGGAGCGGGTGGTCATCAAAGCCATTCGGGAAGGGGTGGCGCTGTACGCCATCCATACCAACCTGGACAATGTGTACCGCAACGGCGTCAATGGAAAAATTGCCGAAAAACTGGGCCTGGAAGGGACACGCATCCTGGCACAAAAGCCCTTGATCAAAAGTGGCTTACTGGCACCCGACCCCGAAGTAGGCTCAGGCATGATTGGCAACTTGACCGCACCCATGACCGAGACTGACTTTTTACAAAAACTAAAAGACAACATGCTGGTTGACTGCATCAAACACACCCCACTGCGCGGGCGGATGGTCCAATCCATAGCGGTATGCGGTGGGTCAGGCGGGTTCTTATTACCCCGGGCCATTGCTGCCGGAGCCGATTTTTTCATCACCGCTGATTACAAGTACCACGAGTTTTTTGACGCGGATGGCCAAATTGTCATTGCCGACATCGGACATTATGAAAGTGAGCAATTTACCATCAATTTATTGTACGAGATTATTTCAAAAAAATATAGTAACTTTGCGCGCTATTGCACGAGCGTGAATACCAATCCCGTTCATTATTTTTAA
- a CDS encoding S41 family peptidase, with amino-acid sequence MKQTIHLALLCLFLAQAPLLFAQGTRLLRQPSVSEKHIVFVYADDLWLVEREGGEARRLTAHEGTESFPHFSPDGKTIAFTGQYDGNTDVFVLPTEGGAPKRLTWHPGVDVVQGWMPDGKSVLFRSGRAGVPTRSNQFYSVPVEGGFEKMLPIPQAAFGEISENGQYAAYQPITFWDPEWRNYRGGQAQPIWILDLKDFSLIQTPQTDRERHTDPVWYKGQVYFLSERDYANNVWRFDPKSKDLKQISFHKDFDVKSIDACADRLVYEQGGYLHLLDPQSGKAKQLNIQVNADLNYARPRWEDVPASGLANASLSPTGQRALFEHRGEIFTVPKENGDWRNLTQSSGAADRFPAWSPDGQKIAWFSDASGEYQLMIGDQAGLEKPRAIAIEKPTFFFRPAWSPDGKYIAYTDTHLRLWYIDVASGVSKKVDNEPYAHVVRTMNPTWSPDSKWIAYSRLLNNLFKAIFLYNVETGKSYQITDGLADAITPVWDAGGKYLYFLASTDYALSSSWLDMSNYSNQVNRGLYVVVLSKKDASPFLPKSDEEEAKTETKTEGAAKDVGITVNLDVDGIQQRILPVNIPLRNYSSLVAGPKDYVFYLETVQNQPGSTLHRYNFKDRKTEVFLSPVNSAATSHDRKQLLYNGAGSWGIVKTEAMPKMGDGKLTLNLQTQVNPQEEWAQIFREGWRFQRDFLYVDNTHGAPWNEVYKWYRPWVDHVKHRTDLNYVVDILGGEVAVGHSYTSGGDFPDLKPVPVGLLGADIEMVNGLYRIAKIYTGESWNPDLRAPLATPGIDARVGDYILEVNGKALKAPQNFYSLFEGTADKQIKLRLGQSPNLEGSRVVTVIPLANEGPLRSRDWVEGNRRKVDSLSKGQLAYVYVPNTGGPGFTYFNRYYFAQQDKKGAVIDERNNGGGSAADYMVDIMGRQLHGYFNSRVEGNRPFTQPQAGIWGPKVMIINEMAGSGGDLLPYLFKRMNLGPLVGTRTWGGLVHTADTPGFIDGGRMVAPRGGFYDADGKWAIEGEGIPPDIQVQQTPALVMKGNDPQLERAVQEALNLMKTKGVVLKPEPAAPIRYKRP; translated from the coding sequence ATGAAACAAACAATCCACCTGGCACTACTCTGCCTGTTTTTGGCCCAAGCGCCACTGTTATTTGCCCAGGGCACCCGACTGCTCCGGCAGCCCAGCGTCAGCGAGAAGCACATCGTTTTTGTGTACGCCGACGACCTTTGGCTCGTTGAGCGCGAAGGAGGTGAAGCCCGCCGACTGACTGCCCACGAGGGCACCGAAAGTTTCCCGCATTTTTCACCCGATGGAAAAACCATCGCCTTTACCGGGCAATACGATGGCAATACCGATGTATTTGTCCTCCCTACCGAAGGCGGAGCGCCCAAACGCCTGACCTGGCACCCCGGCGTTGATGTGGTACAGGGCTGGATGCCCGATGGTAAATCGGTACTTTTTCGCTCGGGTCGGGCGGGGGTGCCCACGCGCAGCAATCAATTTTACAGCGTTCCGGTAGAGGGTGGCTTTGAAAAAATGCTGCCCATTCCACAAGCTGCTTTTGGCGAAATTTCTGAAAACGGCCAATACGCCGCCTATCAACCCATCACCTTCTGGGATCCCGAGTGGCGCAACTACCGGGGCGGCCAGGCGCAACCCATCTGGATTCTCGACCTCAAGGATTTTTCCCTGATCCAAACCCCTCAAACCGACCGCGAGCGGCACACTGATCCCGTGTGGTACAAAGGGCAGGTCTATTTCCTCTCCGAACGCGATTACGCCAACAACGTCTGGCGCTTTGACCCCAAGAGCAAGGACTTGAAACAAATCTCCTTTCACAAGGATTTTGATGTAAAAAGCATCGACGCCTGTGCCGATCGACTGGTGTACGAGCAAGGCGGCTACCTGCATTTGTTGGACCCACAATCGGGCAAAGCCAAACAATTGAACATCCAGGTCAATGCTGACCTCAATTACGCCCGGCCCCGCTGGGAGGATGTGCCAGCCAGTGGCCTGGCCAATGCCTCTCTTTCGCCTACCGGGCAACGGGCCTTATTCGAACACCGGGGCGAAATTTTTACCGTGCCCAAAGAAAATGGGGATTGGCGCAACCTCACCCAGTCTAGCGGCGCAGCCGATCGTTTTCCGGCCTGGTCGCCCGACGGCCAAAAAATTGCCTGGTTTTCGGATGCCAGCGGCGAATACCAATTGATGATTGGTGATCAGGCGGGTTTGGAAAAACCCCGTGCCATCGCCATTGAAAAGCCGACTTTTTTCTTCCGTCCGGCCTGGTCGCCCGATGGCAAATACATCGCCTATACCGACACCCACCTGCGACTTTGGTACATCGATGTGGCCAGTGGCGTGAGCAAAAAAGTGGACAACGAGCCTTACGCGCACGTGGTTCGTACAATGAACCCGACCTGGTCGCCCGACAGCAAGTGGATTGCTTATTCCCGTTTGTTGAATAACCTGTTCAAAGCCATTTTCTTGTATAATGTGGAGACGGGAAAAAGTTACCAAATCACCGACGGGCTGGCCGATGCCATCACCCCGGTTTGGGATGCGGGTGGCAAATACCTGTACTTTTTGGCCAGTACCGATTACGCGCTGAGTAGTTCCTGGCTCGACATGAGCAATTATAGCAATCAGGTCAATCGGGGCTTGTATGTGGTGGTTTTGTCCAAAAAAGACGCCTCGCCCTTCTTGCCCAAAAGCGACGAAGAAGAGGCCAAAACCGAAACAAAAACCGAGGGCGCAGCAAAAGACGTAGGCATCACGGTCAACCTTGATGTAGACGGCATCCAACAGCGTATTTTGCCCGTCAATATTCCGCTGCGCAATTATTCGAGCCTCGTTGCTGGCCCCAAAGACTACGTTTTTTACCTCGAAACGGTACAAAACCAACCCGGTTCCACCCTGCACCGCTACAATTTTAAAGACCGCAAAACCGAAGTTTTCCTCAGTCCGGTCAATTCCGCGGCTACTTCCCACGACCGCAAGCAGTTGTTGTACAATGGCGCCGGATCCTGGGGCATTGTCAAAACCGAAGCCATGCCCAAAATGGGCGACGGCAAACTCACCCTCAACCTACAAACCCAGGTAAATCCGCAGGAAGAATGGGCGCAGATTTTCCGGGAAGGCTGGCGCTTCCAGCGTGACTTCTTGTATGTTGACAATACCCATGGCGCGCCCTGGAACGAGGTGTACAAATGGTACCGCCCCTGGGTGGACCATGTCAAACACCGCACAGATTTGAACTATGTGGTGGATATTCTGGGCGGTGAAGTAGCGGTAGGGCACTCCTATACCAGCGGCGGAGACTTCCCCGATCTAAAACCCGTACCCGTTGGCCTCTTGGGGGCTGATATTGAAATGGTCAATGGATTGTATCGAATTGCCAAAATTTATACCGGAGAAAGTTGGAATCCCGATTTGCGTGCGCCACTAGCTACCCCGGGTATTGATGCCCGCGTAGGCGATTACATTTTGGAGGTCAACGGCAAAGCCTTGAAAGCGCCGCAAAATTTCTACAGCCTCTTTGAAGGAACGGCAGACAAACAAATCAAACTTCGGCTCGGTCAGTCGCCAAACCTGGAAGGCAGTCGTGTAGTGACCGTAATCCCCTTGGCCAACGAAGGACCCCTGCGTTCCCGCGACTGGGTGGAAGGCAATCGCCGCAAGGTGGATTCCCTGTCCAAAGGCCAATTGGCCTACGTGTACGTACCCAATACCGGCGGGCCGGGTTTCACCTACTTCAACCGCTATTATTTTGCGCAGCAAGACAAAAAAGGTGCCGTGATCGATGAGCGCAACAACGGCGGTGGCTCGGCAGCCGATTATATGGTGGACATCATGGGGCGGCAATTGCACGGCTACTTCAACAGCCGCGTGGAAGGCAACCGCCCTTTTACGCAGCCACAAGCAGGCATTTGGGGGCCAAAAGTCATGATCATCAATGAAATGGCTGGTTCTGGGGGCGACCTCCTCCCCTATTTGTTCAAACGCATGAACCTGGGGCCACTGGTAGGTACCCGCACCTGGGGTGGTTTGGTACACACCGCTGATACGCCAGGGTTTATCGATGGCGGGCGGATGGTGGCACCACGCGGGGGCTTTTATGACGCCGATGGTAAATGGGCCATTGAAGGGGAAGGTATTCCGCCCGATATTCAGGTGCAACAAACACCTGCCCTGGTCATGAAAGGCAATGACCCGCAATTGGAGCGCGCCGTACAAGAGGCATTGAACCTGATGAAAACGAAAGGTGTTGTGTTGAAACCGGAGCCAGCAGCACCGATCCGGTACAAACGCCCGTAG
- a CDS encoding DNA polymerase beta superfamily protein, producing the protein MNLTELRQSKQLLFEGISGSRAYGLDLPGSDTDYRGVFILSKKQFYGLNYTEQVSSPTNDEVFYELRRFGNLLAKNNPNILEMLNIPADCIVYRHPLFERFQPSDFLSKLCRDTFAGYAVTQIKKARGLNKKIHNPQEPERKTPLHFCYVVKNQGSTPLLHWLEEQNLQQERCGLVNIPNMRDMYALFYDPNGDLYFSGIIQKDSANEVALSSVPKGSSPLAILSFNKDGYSAYCRSYREYWEWVNLRNEERYQNTLQHGKNYDAKNMMHTFRLLDMAAEILSEGQVMVRRPNREELLAIRRGDFLYEDLIEKAEEKIVRINELYALSSLPETPNLEKIEELLYEVRETFYQLG; encoded by the coding sequence GTGAATTTGACCGAACTTCGCCAGTCCAAACAATTGTTATTTGAAGGCATCAGCGGCAGCCGGGCTTATGGACTGGATTTGCCCGGTTCGGATACCGACTACCGGGGGGTGTTTATTTTGTCCAAAAAACAATTCTACGGCCTGAACTACACCGAGCAAGTCAGCAGCCCAACCAACGACGAGGTGTTCTACGAGCTGCGTCGGTTTGGGAATTTATTGGCTAAAAACAATCCCAACATCCTGGAAATGCTGAACATCCCCGCGGATTGTATCGTGTATCGGCACCCTCTTTTTGAGCGCTTTCAACCCAGTGATTTTTTATCCAAATTGTGCCGCGATACTTTTGCGGGCTACGCTGTCACCCAGATCAAAAAAGCGCGGGGTTTGAACAAAAAAATCCACAACCCGCAAGAACCCGAGCGCAAAACGCCCTTGCATTTTTGTTACGTGGTCAAAAACCAGGGCTCTACGCCCCTGCTTCATTGGCTGGAAGAACAAAATCTACAACAAGAGCGATGCGGACTGGTTAACATCCCCAACATGCGGGACATGTACGCGCTTTTTTATGACCCAAATGGCGATTTGTATTTCAGTGGCATCATTCAAAAAGATAGCGCCAATGAAGTTGCCCTGAGTAGTGTACCCAAAGGTTCGAGTCCATTGGCCATTCTGTCTTTCAACAAAGATGGCTACTCGGCCTATTGCCGAAGCTACCGCGAGTACTGGGAATGGGTCAACCTGCGCAATGAAGAGCGTTACCAAAACACCCTTCAGCACGGCAAAAACTACGATGCTAAAAACATGATGCATACTTTTCGACTCCTGGATATGGCGGCGGAAATATTGAGCGAAGGGCAAGTCATGGTGCGCAGACCCAACCGGGAGGAACTGCTGGCCATCCGCAGAGGTGATTTTTTATACGAGGATTTGATTGAAAAGGCTGAGGAGAAGATTGTCCGCATCAATGAATTGTATGCACTTAGTAGCTTGCCAGAAACGCCCAATCTGGAGAAAATCGAGGAGTTGTTGTATGAAGTTCGGGAAACGTTTTATCAACTTGGCTGA
- the rho gene encoding transcription termination factor Rho — protein MFDILQLNDMLVPELRELAERLGIQGYRKLNKKELVYKILDYQALAEGSERPAFEPGEDLDIPASITSREQFQNELYRPDDDEPSVSKSTTPEEPSSTDPADGSEEDDAADRNKRTRRRVTREELEQQQALTRRDRNMPKLERTRDRNERTEKPERDPERDERGGRVEPQRPTREERPSRDERPIRDERPSSRDERPSREERPSRDERPTRDDRPSRDERPTRDDRPSRDERPERNERTPRFEREQRPERNDRDRDRYDRDRDRDRDSRDRDGDRDRDRDRDREPEREREGARFEDAPERRQPAAEEFDDYSREEEERFDIELDGIIEGEGILEMMPDGYGFLRSADYNYLTSPDDIYVSPSQIKLFGLRTGDTVCGAIRPPKEGEKYFALLRVSKINGRDPAEIRDRVPFDYLTPLFPTEKLRLVGAPGSRNIGNRMIDLFTPIGKGQRGLIVAQPKTGKTFLLKDLANAIAKNHPECYIIVLLVDERPEEVTDFKRSVHAEVVASTFDEPAENHVRVAGIVLEKAKRLVECGHDVVIMLDSITRLARAYNTVAPASGKVLSGGVEANALHKPKKFFGAARNIEGGGSLTILATALIDTGSKMDGVIFEEFKGTGNMELQLDRGLSNKRLFPAIDLTKSSTRRDDLLLDKDTLQRMFILRNHLSDMKPEEAMEFLRKHMNMSNSNDEFLLSMNG, from the coding sequence ATGTTCGATATTTTGCAATTGAACGACATGTTGGTGCCAGAACTGAGAGAGCTCGCCGAACGATTGGGCATCCAGGGCTACCGAAAACTCAACAAAAAAGAACTCGTCTACAAAATTCTGGATTACCAGGCCCTTGCTGAAGGTTCTGAGCGCCCCGCTTTTGAGCCCGGAGAAGATCTTGACATCCCTGCTAGCATCACCAGCAGGGAACAGTTTCAAAATGAGTTGTACCGACCGGACGATGATGAACCCTCCGTCTCCAAATCTACTACACCAGAAGAACCATCTTCTACCGATCCTGCCGATGGCAGTGAAGAAGATGACGCTGCTGACCGTAACAAAAGAACTCGACGCAGGGTAACCCGCGAAGAACTTGAACAACAACAAGCCCTTACCCGTCGCGACCGGAACATGCCCAAGCTCGAACGCACCCGCGATCGGAATGAACGCACGGAAAAACCGGAACGTGATCCGGAACGCGATGAACGAGGAGGACGGGTAGAACCACAACGTCCTACTCGCGAGGAACGTCCCAGCCGAGATGAGCGTCCTATCCGTGACGAGCGTCCAAGTAGCCGAGACGAACGTCCCAGTCGGGAGGAACGCCCTAGCAGGGACGAACGACCTACTCGCGATGATCGCCCCTCCAGAGACGAACGTCCTACTCGTGACGATCGCCCTTCCAGAGATGAACGTCCGGAACGCAATGAACGTACGCCACGTTTTGAACGCGAGCAACGCCCGGAACGCAACGATCGTGATCGTGATCGTTACGACCGCGATCGGGACCGCGACAGAGACAGCCGCGATCGGGATGGCGACAGAGATAGAGACCGCGATCGGGATCGCGAACCAGAGCGCGAACGCGAAGGTGCCCGGTTCGAAGATGCACCTGAACGCCGCCAACCAGCTGCGGAAGAGTTTGACGATTACAGCCGCGAAGAAGAAGAACGTTTCGACATTGAACTGGACGGCATCATCGAAGGTGAAGGCATCCTGGAAATGATGCCCGATGGTTACGGGTTCTTGCGTTCTGCAGATTACAACTATCTGACTTCGCCTGACGATATTTATGTTTCTCCTTCGCAGATCAAACTTTTTGGCCTGCGCACTGGAGATACAGTTTGTGGGGCCATTCGCCCACCCAAAGAAGGGGAAAAATATTTTGCTCTTTTGCGGGTATCCAAAATCAATGGCCGTGATCCAGCGGAAATCCGGGATCGTGTACCTTTTGATTACCTGACGCCGTTGTTCCCTACCGAAAAATTGCGCTTGGTTGGTGCTCCGGGTTCCAGAAACATCGGCAACCGCATGATCGACCTCTTTACGCCAATTGGTAAAGGCCAACGGGGTTTGATTGTGGCCCAGCCCAAAACGGGTAAAACCTTTTTGCTGAAAGACCTGGCCAACGCCATTGCCAAAAACCACCCGGAGTGTTACATCATCGTACTGTTGGTGGATGAACGCCCGGAAGAAGTTACCGACTTCAAACGCAGTGTACATGCCGAGGTTGTAGCCTCTACTTTTGACGAACCAGCTGAAAACCACGTGCGGGTAGCCGGCATCGTGCTTGAAAAAGCCAAACGCCTGGTAGAATGTGGCCACGATGTAGTGATCATGCTCGACTCCATTACCCGTCTGGCCCGTGCTTACAATACCGTGGCACCTGCCTCTGGTAAAGTACTTTCGGGTGGGGTGGAAGCCAACGCCTTGCACAAGCCTAAAAAATTCTTCGGCGCAGCCCGGAATATTGAAGGTGGTGGATCGTTGACGATTTTGGCAACCGCCCTGATTGATACCGGTTCAAAAATGGACGGCGTGATCTTTGAAGAATTCAAAGGTACGGGCAACATGGAATTACAGCTGGACCGCGGTTTGTCCAACAAGCGTCTCTTCCCGGCCATCGACCTTACCAAGTCGAGTACCCGCCGCGACGATCTGCTCTTGGACAAAGATACCTTACAACGCATGTTCATCCTGCGCAACCACCTTTCGGACATGAAGCCGGAAGAAGCCATGGAGTTTTTGCGCAAACACATGAACATGTCGAACAGCAACGACGAGTTTTTGCTGTCGATGAACGGGTAA